Proteins from a genomic interval of Luteibacter pinisoli:
- a CDS encoding multicopper oxidase family protein: MDNARRRFLGVAGGFAGTCVLIDALRVAQAMDMPMAMPMKQRMAMPGLAAPNVPLVNPVTMAKFVDALPVPPIALPTGKRTHAAFGSRPLPFYRMPMRAFSARVHRDLPPTPQWGYAGSTPGPTIVTRRGEPVLVEWANELPTRHFLPIDHGIHGAEKSKPDVRTITHVHGARVSAPNDGWPEDWYVPGKSLTALYPGEQDATTLWYHDHAMGITRLNIYAGLFGSFHVHDDDERALGLPSGEFDIPLMLYDRLLARSGALYYPVSDDPEAPWVSECRGDAVLCNGKLYPYLDVEPRRYRLRLTNVANTSFFNLSLSHGKPFQQIGSDQGLLAAPTDRLNIELYPAERAEVIVDFSAYAGQSVQLRHQADGIVEFRVRAKGRPDTSVVPAALRPVQRIDPSTAVQDRVLALGEQDDSGGNPMTMLLDGKMWSDPISEKPKKGTVETWTFVNVTGDAHPIHLHLVRFQVLERRPFDLFAWNARKELKFTGPSIPPAAHEAGWKDTVRCDPGMVTRIITRFDGEPGKYVWHCHYLEHEDNEMMRPYELV; this comes from the coding sequence ATGGACAATGCTCGACGCCGTTTCCTGGGCGTTGCCGGCGGATTCGCCGGTACGTGCGTCTTGATCGATGCCTTGCGCGTGGCCCAGGCCATGGATATGCCGATGGCCATGCCGATGAAGCAGCGGATGGCCATGCCGGGCCTGGCCGCGCCCAACGTGCCGCTGGTGAACCCTGTGACCATGGCAAAGTTCGTCGATGCCCTGCCGGTGCCACCGATCGCCCTGCCCACGGGCAAGCGTACTCACGCCGCGTTCGGGAGCCGGCCGTTGCCGTTCTACCGCATGCCCATGCGGGCCTTCAGTGCCCGGGTGCACCGGGACCTGCCGCCGACACCGCAATGGGGTTACGCAGGGTCAACACCGGGCCCCACGATCGTGACGCGCCGTGGCGAACCGGTGCTGGTGGAATGGGCCAACGAGCTCCCCACCCGCCATTTCCTGCCTATCGATCACGGTATCCATGGCGCGGAGAAATCCAAGCCAGACGTTCGCACCATCACCCATGTGCACGGTGCGCGCGTGTCCGCGCCGAACGACGGCTGGCCCGAAGACTGGTACGTGCCGGGAAAATCGTTGACCGCCCTCTACCCGGGCGAACAGGACGCCACCACCTTGTGGTACCACGATCACGCCATGGGCATCACGCGGCTGAACATCTATGCCGGCCTGTTCGGCAGCTTCCATGTGCACGACGACGACGAGCGGGCCCTGGGATTGCCTTCGGGCGAGTTCGATATTCCGTTGATGCTCTACGACCGCCTTCTCGCCAGGAGCGGCGCGCTCTACTACCCGGTGTCGGACGATCCCGAGGCGCCCTGGGTGTCGGAATGCCGCGGGGACGCCGTGCTGTGCAATGGCAAGCTGTATCCGTACCTTGACGTGGAGCCGCGCCGCTATCGGTTGCGACTGACCAACGTGGCCAACACCAGCTTCTTCAACCTGTCGCTGTCGCATGGCAAGCCGTTCCAGCAGATTGGCAGCGACCAGGGGTTGCTTGCAGCCCCCACGGATCGCCTGAACATCGAACTCTACCCGGCCGAACGTGCCGAGGTGATCGTCGACTTCAGCGCTTATGCGGGCCAGTCGGTGCAGCTACGCCACCAGGCCGACGGCATCGTCGAATTCCGCGTTCGCGCCAAGGGTCGCCCGGATACCTCGGTGGTACCGGCCGCGTTGCGTCCGGTCCAGCGCATCGATCCTTCCACGGCGGTGCAGGACCGCGTGCTCGCACTGGGCGAGCAGGACGATTCGGGCGGCAATCCGATGACGATGCTGCTCGATGGAAAGATGTGGAGCGATCCCATCAGTGAAAAGCCCAAAAAGGGCACGGTGGAAACCTGGACGTTCGTGAATGTGACGGGCGACGCGCATCCCATCCACCTGCATCTCGTGCGATTCCAGGTCCTGGAGCGCCGTCCATTCGACCTCTTCGCGTGGAACGCCCGGAAGGAACTGAAGTTCACCGGGCCATCGATACCACCGGCCGCGCACGAAGCCGGATGGAAAGACACGGTGCGCTGCGACCCCGGGATGGTCACGCGCATCATCACGCGCTTCGACGGCGAGCCGGGCAAATACGTCTGGCACTGCCATTACCTCGAGCACGAAGACAACGAGATGATGCGTCCCTACGAACTGGTCTGA
- a CDS encoding MotA/TolQ/ExbB proton channel family protein, whose protein sequence is MAKRYGLTMIPALAAVLASPAHAQGFDGVGPLREGGVALVVLLAMSVIALWVVIERVRHVRRKFVVPEGLARRADALWQEGKLDQAETLLASHSSTLSRMLHYMLAYRSLDLVSVTKGVEDIASIELREHLRRIYPLAIIATVAPIVGLLGTVAGMIEAFHALALNGPIDPALLASGISKALVNTAAGLCVALPALAFYHGFKYRITAFGLELERQAGALLRTHFVRTTAGATP, encoded by the coding sequence ATGGCCAAACGCTATGGCTTGACCATGATCCCTGCGCTTGCGGCGGTCCTGGCGTCACCCGCCCATGCGCAGGGATTCGATGGCGTCGGCCCGTTGAGGGAGGGAGGTGTAGCCCTCGTGGTCCTGCTTGCGATGTCGGTGATCGCACTATGGGTGGTGATCGAACGGGTCCGCCACGTCCGCAGGAAGTTCGTGGTCCCCGAGGGCCTGGCGCGCAGGGCGGATGCCCTGTGGCAGGAAGGCAAGCTCGACCAGGCCGAGACATTGCTCGCCAGCCACTCGAGCACGCTTTCGCGCATGCTGCACTACATGCTGGCCTATCGTTCGCTCGACCTGGTGAGCGTCACCAAAGGGGTGGAAGACATCGCCTCCATCGAGCTTCGCGAACATCTGCGCCGCATCTACCCCCTGGCGATCATCGCGACCGTCGCGCCCATCGTAGGGCTGCTGGGCACCGTTGCCGGCATGATCGAGGCCTTCCACGCGCTTGCCCTGAACGGTCCGATTGATCCGGCGTTGCTGGCGAGCGGGATCTCCAAGGCGCTGGTCAATACGGCCGCCGGCCTTTGCGTCGCGCTTCCGGCGTTGGCCTTCTACCACGGCTTCAAATACCGCATCACTGCCTTTGGTCTCGAGCTGGAACGGCAGGCAGGCGCTTTGTTGCGCACCCACTTCGTACGTACGACGGCCGGCGCGACACCGTGA
- a CDS encoding ExbD/TolR family protein, with the protein MRIDLGDDQEPEIGLVALIDCIFFLLMFFMVATTFKQNEDKQRNRSIPVDLPKAAATFRADEASSTGVLITVARDGAIYVDGVATTQGQLKSRLRDLAAHDTHAIVRIDGDRRAQFQDVVSVMDMCAFEGLTNLAVHVRD; encoded by the coding sequence GTGAGGATCGACCTGGGCGATGACCAGGAGCCGGAGATCGGCCTGGTGGCCTTGATCGACTGCATTTTCTTCCTGCTGATGTTCTTCATGGTGGCGACCACCTTCAAGCAGAACGAAGACAAGCAGCGCAATCGATCCATCCCGGTGGATCTTCCCAAGGCGGCAGCGACCTTTCGCGCCGACGAGGCGTCGTCGACGGGCGTGCTCATCACCGTCGCGCGTGACGGAGCCATCTACGTCGACGGCGTTGCGACAACGCAAGGGCAGCTTAAGAGTCGTCTCCGCGATCTGGCGGCCCACGATACGCACGCGATTGTTCGCATCGACGGGGATCGTCGCGCACAGTTCCAGGATGTCGTAAGCGTCATGGACATGTGTGCGTTCGAGGGACTCACCAATCTCGCGGTCCACGTCCGGGACTGA
- a CDS encoding arylsulfatase — protein sequence MVVILLDDVGFGQVSTFGGPVPTPELDKLAARGLRYNRFHTTAICGPSRAALITGRNHHNCGVGFLAEWATGFPSYNNMIPPSAATVGAVLKGNGYGTAWFGKNHNTPDWESSVAGPFDRWPTGMGFDYSYGFIGGETHQYYPVLFENTVAVEPDKTPEEGYHLMTDMTDRAINWMRYAKSVAPQKPLFMYFAPGAAHAPHHAPVAWREKFTGKFDAGWDAVREATYKRQLELGVIPPGTELTPRPEWVKAWESLSGDEQRLYARFMENFAGYLAFTDHECGRLIQAIEALPDADNTLVFYIVGDNGASSEGGAQGTLNEVMNLNGVPSSLEDNLKKMDEIGAPNTEPHYPLGWAWAGNAPFQWVKQVASHLGGSRNPMVVSWPAQIRDVGGVRDQFSHLIDIAPTIYAAAKIPAPVSVNGVEQMPIDGVSILPTFGDAKARPVRERQYFEVFTNRAIYDKGWIACAQHTLPWRQDLAPGHWEKDRWELYHLDEDFSEAKDLAGKHPDKLAELKALFDEEAEKNHVYPLDDRGAGRLAVPKPSPGGSDPNRTHFTYYAGASRLAETAAPNTKNRSHRITADIELPEKGGEGVIVAAGGGSAGYVLYVQDGRLVYQYNWFERERTKVVSDVLLPTGKSTVAVEFAYDGGGLGKGGDVTLAINGKAAGHARIENTVAGRFGIDTFGVGSDTGSPVTSDYKLPFRFTGKIDKVDIVLGPRNLSADDEAKLHQMHTAFAGAHE from the coding sequence GTGGTGGTCATTCTCCTGGATGATGTCGGTTTCGGCCAGGTCAGCACGTTTGGTGGCCCGGTACCGACGCCGGAGCTGGATAAGCTGGCCGCGCGCGGCCTGCGCTACAACCGCTTCCACACGACGGCCATCTGCGGGCCATCGCGCGCCGCGCTCATCACCGGTCGCAACCACCATAATTGTGGCGTGGGCTTCCTGGCCGAGTGGGCCACGGGCTTCCCCAGCTACAACAACATGATTCCACCCAGCGCGGCGACGGTGGGCGCGGTGCTGAAGGGCAACGGCTACGGCACGGCGTGGTTCGGCAAGAACCACAACACGCCCGACTGGGAGAGCAGCGTCGCCGGTCCGTTCGATCGTTGGCCCACCGGCATGGGCTTCGATTATTCCTATGGATTCATCGGTGGCGAAACGCACCAGTACTACCCGGTGCTGTTCGAAAACACCGTGGCGGTGGAGCCGGACAAGACGCCCGAAGAGGGCTACCACCTCATGACCGACATGACCGATCGCGCGATCAACTGGATGCGCTACGCCAAGTCGGTGGCACCGCAGAAGCCGCTCTTCATGTACTTCGCGCCGGGCGCCGCCCATGCGCCGCATCACGCGCCCGTGGCCTGGCGCGAAAAATTTACCGGAAAGTTTGACGCGGGCTGGGATGCCGTTCGCGAGGCGACCTACAAGCGCCAGCTGGAACTCGGTGTGATCCCGCCCGGCACGGAGCTCACGCCACGGCCCGAATGGGTGAAGGCGTGGGAATCGCTTAGTGGCGACGAACAACGTCTCTATGCGCGCTTCATGGAGAACTTCGCCGGCTACCTCGCCTTCACCGACCACGAATGCGGCCGCCTTATCCAGGCGATCGAAGCGCTTCCCGATGCGGACAACACCCTGGTCTTCTACATCGTGGGCGACAACGGAGCCAGCTCCGAGGGTGGCGCGCAGGGCACGCTGAACGAGGTGATGAACCTCAACGGCGTCCCGTCATCGCTGGAAGACAACCTGAAGAAAATGGACGAGATCGGCGCGCCGAACACCGAGCCGCACTACCCGCTGGGATGGGCATGGGCCGGCAACGCGCCCTTCCAGTGGGTGAAGCAGGTGGCCTCGCATCTCGGTGGGTCGCGTAACCCCATGGTGGTTTCGTGGCCCGCGCAGATCAGGGATGTGGGCGGCGTGCGTGACCAGTTCTCCCACCTGATCGATATCGCGCCCACGATCTATGCCGCGGCGAAGATTCCTGCGCCGGTGTCAGTCAACGGCGTGGAACAGATGCCGATCGATGGTGTATCGATCCTCCCGACGTTCGGCGACGCGAAGGCGCGGCCGGTACGCGAGCGCCAGTACTTCGAGGTGTTCACCAACCGCGCCATCTACGACAAGGGCTGGATCGCCTGTGCGCAGCACACGTTGCCGTGGCGGCAGGACCTGGCCCCGGGCCACTGGGAGAAGGACCGCTGGGAGCTGTACCACCTGGATGAAGACTTCAGCGAAGCCAAGGACCTCGCCGGCAAGCACCCCGACAAGCTTGCCGAGTTGAAGGCCCTCTTCGACGAAGAAGCGGAGAAGAACCACGTCTACCCGCTGGATGACCGCGGTGCGGGGCGCCTCGCCGTGCCCAAGCCGTCGCCGGGTGGCTCGGATCCGAACCGTACGCACTTCACGTACTACGCCGGTGCGTCACGCCTTGCCGAGACCGCGGCACCCAACACCAAGAACCGCTCGCACCGGATCACGGCCGACATCGAGCTGCCCGAAAAGGGAGGGGAGGGCGTGATCGTGGCGGCCGGCGGTGGCTCGGCGGGCTACGTGCTCTACGTGCAGGACGGCAGGCTCGTCTACCAGTACAACTGGTTCGAACGCGAACGCACGAAAGTCGTCTCCGACGTGTTGCTTCCCACCGGCAAATCCACAGTGGCCGTCGAGTTCGCATACGACGGCGGCGGCCTGGGCAAAGGCGGCGACGTCACCCTCGCCATCAACGGCAAGGCCGCTGGCCACGCTCGTATCGAGAACACCGTCGCCGGCCGCTTCGGCATCGATACCTTCGGTGTCGGTTCCGACACGGGTTCTCCGGTCACCAGCGATTACAAGCTCCCCTTCCGCTTCACCGGAAAGATCGACAAGGTCGACATCGTGCTTGGCCCCCGGAACCTGTCCGCCGATGACGAAGCGAAGTTGCACCAGATGCATACGGCGTTTGCCGGCGCGCACGAGTAA
- a CDS encoding bile acid:sodium symporter family protein produces MTLFLAMKLLIVASTVLLVVSLSLFARLQDVFHFIRHPELGLRAFLAMYIIVPAVALAFIVLFDLRPGVELALLVIALSPVPPRLPSKQHKSGAENAYVTGLLVTSALVSLVVMPVGLHVMGTWFGRDIEVSTAGIAKTLAITVLIPLIIGLVAQKVLGERSERVARILARLSMVMLAVGVLVVFVMIAPGMWALVGRGTLIALAAMVVIGLLAGYALGGPLPGNRSALALATSMRHPGVALGVIATTFPDAHPPLMAIIVFTLLNVIISIPFLKLVQRSRGAP; encoded by the coding sequence ATGACGCTCTTTCTTGCCATGAAGCTCCTGATCGTCGCGAGCACGGTGCTGCTTGTCGTGTCGCTATCGCTGTTCGCCCGGCTGCAGGATGTCTTCCACTTCATCCGCCATCCCGAGCTGGGGCTGCGGGCCTTCCTGGCGATGTACATCATCGTGCCGGCGGTCGCCTTGGCCTTCATCGTCCTGTTCGACCTTCGCCCCGGCGTGGAGCTCGCCCTGCTGGTGATCGCGCTCTCGCCGGTGCCGCCGAGGTTGCCCAGCAAGCAGCACAAATCGGGCGCCGAGAACGCGTACGTGACCGGTCTGCTGGTCACCTCCGCGCTGGTGTCCCTGGTCGTCATGCCGGTGGGGCTTCACGTCATGGGCACGTGGTTCGGCCGCGACATCGAGGTATCCACGGCCGGCATCGCGAAGACGCTGGCGATCACCGTGCTCATTCCGCTGATCATCGGCCTGGTGGCGCAGAAGGTGCTGGGCGAGCGATCCGAGCGCGTCGCCCGCATCCTGGCCAGGCTGTCCATGGTGATGCTGGCGGTCGGCGTGCTGGTCGTCTTCGTGATGATCGCGCCAGGCATGTGGGCGCTGGTGGGCCGTGGCACGCTGATCGCGCTTGCCGCCATGGTGGTGATCGGACTGCTGGCGGGTTATGCGTTGGGGGGCCCCTTGCCGGGTAACCGCAGCGCCCTGGCCCTGGCGACGTCCATGCGCCACCCGGGCGTCGCCCTGGGCGTGATCGCCACCACCTTCCCGGACGCACACCCGCCGCTGATGGCGATCATTGTCTTCACCCTGCTGAACGTGATCATCAGCATCCCTTTCCTGAAGCTCGTGCAGCGATCAAGGGGCGCGCCTTGA
- a CDS encoding arylsulfatase gives MSPNDGRSLPFPAVPTASTAGYTLAESTHQRRERPRRLPDNAPNVLIILLDDVGFGLADTVGGEVRTPNFTRVVEAGLGYNCFHTTSICSPTRAALLTGRNHHRVHSGTIAERAVDWDGYTGVIGKDTATVAEVLRHYGYKTCAFGKWHNTPADQTTAMGPFDRWPTGHGFDYFYGFVAGETSQWEPRLYENTNPVEPPRDESYHLSEDLAERAIAWLRKHEAYATDAPFFMYWAPGAAHGPHHIFKAWADRYAGKFDDGWDAYRERVFARQKARGWIPSDAMLTPRADTMQGWDEIPEEERPFQRRLMEVFAGYLEHVDAQVGRVLDEMDRLGKTENTLVLYIFGDNGSSAEGQKGSISELLAQNNIPNTVAEQRAALDKLGGIDVLGSPRTDNMYHAGWAWAGCTPFHHTKLVASHFGGTRNALAVAWPARITPDARLRGQFHHVNDVVPTIYDAIGILPPDVVDGFEQRPLDGISFAYTFGSADVPTRKTTQYFENNASRGIYSDGWYACAFGPFVPWDTPSTAKRLKTWDMLSEPWELYHLATDFSQAHDLATTHPDKLDELKALFKEVSRDNLVWPVGAGLWLRIHPQGSH, from the coding sequence ATGAGTCCGAACGATGGTCGTTCGCTGCCGTTTCCGGCGGTACCTACTGCCAGCACGGCGGGCTACACGCTGGCGGAATCCACGCATCAGCGGCGGGAGCGTCCCAGGCGGCTACCCGATAACGCGCCGAACGTCCTGATCATCCTGCTGGATGACGTCGGCTTCGGCCTGGCCGATACGGTTGGCGGAGAGGTGCGAACCCCCAACTTCACCCGCGTGGTCGAGGCAGGCCTGGGCTACAACTGCTTCCACACCACGTCGATCTGTTCGCCGACGCGCGCCGCGCTCCTTACCGGCCGCAATCACCACCGGGTGCACTCAGGAACGATTGCGGAACGCGCGGTGGATTGGGATGGTTACACCGGCGTCATCGGCAAGGACACCGCGACCGTCGCCGAAGTGCTCCGCCACTACGGCTACAAGACCTGCGCCTTCGGCAAATGGCATAACACCCCCGCGGACCAGACCACGGCCATGGGCCCGTTCGACCGCTGGCCTACCGGACATGGCTTCGATTACTTCTACGGCTTTGTCGCCGGCGAAACCTCGCAATGGGAGCCGCGGCTGTACGAGAACACGAACCCCGTGGAACCCCCTCGCGACGAGAGCTACCACCTCTCCGAAGACCTGGCCGAACGGGCGATCGCGTGGCTGCGTAAGCACGAAGCCTATGCGACCGACGCGCCGTTCTTCATGTATTGGGCGCCAGGTGCCGCGCACGGACCGCACCACATCTTCAAGGCGTGGGCGGATCGGTACGCGGGGAAGTTTGATGATGGCTGGGATGCCTACCGCGAGCGGGTCTTCGCAAGGCAGAAGGCGCGCGGCTGGATTCCCTCCGACGCCATGCTCACGCCGCGTGCCGACACGATGCAGGGCTGGGACGAGATTCCCGAGGAGGAGCGACCGTTCCAGCGTCGCCTGATGGAAGTGTTCGCCGGCTACCTGGAACACGTCGACGCGCAGGTCGGGCGTGTGCTCGACGAGATGGACCGCCTCGGCAAGACCGAGAACACGCTGGTGCTCTATATCTTTGGCGATAACGGATCGAGCGCGGAGGGCCAAAAGGGCAGCATCAGCGAGCTGCTCGCACAGAACAACATTCCCAATACCGTGGCCGAACAGAGGGCGGCGCTGGACAAGCTGGGTGGTATCGACGTGCTGGGTTCACCCAGAACCGACAACATGTACCACGCCGGCTGGGCCTGGGCCGGATGCACGCCGTTCCACCATACCAAGCTCGTTGCCAGCCACTTTGGCGGCACGCGCAATGCCCTTGCCGTGGCGTGGCCGGCGCGCATCACCCCCGATGCACGGTTGCGCGGCCAGTTCCATCACGTGAACGACGTGGTGCCGACCATCTACGATGCCATTGGCATCCTGCCACCCGATGTCGTCGATGGCTTTGAGCAGAGGCCGCTGGATGGGATCAGCTTTGCGTACACGTTTGGCAGCGCCGATGTGCCCACGCGCAAGACCACGCAGTACTTCGAGAACAACGCCAGCCGCGGCATTTACTCGGATGGCTGGTATGCGTGCGCCTTCGGGCCCTTCGTGCCGTGGGATACGCCCAGCACCGCGAAGCGCCTGAAGACATGGGACATGCTCAGCGAGCCGTGGGAGCTGTACCACCTGGCGACGGATTTCAGCCAGGCGCACGACCTGGCGACGACCCACCCGGACAAGCTCGACGAGCTCAAGGCGCTGTTCAAGGAGGTGTCGCGCGATAACCTCGTCTGGCCCGTAGGCGCCGGCCTGTGGCTACGGATCCATCCCCAAGGATCGCATTGA
- a CDS encoding DUF3348 family protein has product MRLLARLGEVDAGQPGGFLPDRLSQWLSWTQSLALSSALDGAVAPLPEGAEPGEAVTEASLAAARAALVETLMDEPSWARARARAVSRAGAVEGELDSRIEYSAFRERYLMMQRSIQGTTGKLRGELRDQLAAASPELARLAEVDAVMEGALSPREQRLLGGVPAVLEARFEKARKAAAEAQGTSGVWIDLFVREMQDVLLAELDVRFQPLEGLLAALQSPSLVSHA; this is encoded by the coding sequence GTGCGCCTCCTGGCGCGCCTGGGGGAGGTCGACGCGGGCCAGCCTGGCGGATTCCTGCCGGACCGGTTGAGCCAGTGGCTCAGCTGGACGCAGTCGCTCGCCCTCTCGTCGGCCCTGGATGGCGCCGTGGCGCCCCTGCCGGAAGGCGCCGAGCCGGGCGAGGCCGTGACGGAAGCCAGCCTGGCGGCCGCCCGTGCCGCCCTGGTCGAGACCCTCATGGACGAACCCAGCTGGGCCCGGGCCCGTGCCCGTGCTGTCTCCCGGGCGGGCGCGGTCGAGGGCGAGCTGGACAGCCGGATCGAGTATTCGGCCTTCCGCGAGCGCTACCTCATGATGCAACGCTCGATTCAGGGCACCACCGGCAAGCTCCGCGGTGAGCTGCGCGACCAGCTCGCGGCGGCGTCTCCCGAGCTGGCCAGGCTGGCCGAGGTGGATGCGGTGATGGAAGGCGCCCTGAGCCCGCGCGAACAGCGCCTGCTGGGCGGCGTGCCCGCCGTGCTGGAGGCCCGCTTCGAGAAAGCCAGGAAGGCCGCCGCGGAGGCCCAGGGCACCTCGGGCGTCTGGATCGATCTCTTCGTTCGCGAGATGCAGGATGTCCTGCTCGCCGAACTCGACGTACGTTTTCAACCGCTGGAAGGCCTGCTCGCAGCCCTGCAAAGCCCATCACTGGTAAGTCATGCGTAG
- a CDS encoding DUF802 domain-containing protein has product MRRNFLPFAVFVAGLVVVSWVGIGYVGSNPLGALIAALVALGYLAGAIELYRYRQATGTLETAVAELSGTPDSLGSWLDRLHPSLRNAVRLRVEGERVALPLPALTPYLVGLLVLLGMLGTLLGMMATLRGTGIALESATDLQSIRGSLAAPVKGLGFAFGTSIAGVATSAMLGLLSALARRERLLAVQHLDAKALRTLRVFSQAHQREASFRLLQQQTELMPALIDRLQAMMATIETQNASTGQRHADSQDAFHSKAEATFARLASSVEQSLKAGVADSARAASAALQPIFETTMAGIARETAALHESVNKAVERQLDGMKDGFATTSSGVTSAWNDAIATQRAANETQAQDLRGALDAFTAAFEQRATTMVDAVADRFEASAQASTDAWSSTLAKQVASLDDIVTRNTLANDALVDRAVAANEAIAAQSIATNEAVAASSAATNDALVARHEKAMDAASAAFGAQATALVAAVHAAQGELQASLESRDAERLAAWTGALEGMSAALSAEWKQAGEATATHHAAIGESLARTANDITSQSQQHASATIAEISRLVDAASEAPKAAADVVAELRQKLSDSMVRDTAMLEERSRLLETVETLLGAVNHASNEQRTAIDGLVTTSAELLDRVGTRFIEHVEGETGKLEGVAERITGSAENVASLGEAFSGAVQSFGQSNDALLARLQAIGEALDRSLIRSDEQLAYYVAQAREVVDLSVLSQKQILEDMQQLAVKRGGAAKA; this is encoded by the coding sequence ATGCGTAGAAATTTCCTCCCTTTCGCCGTGTTCGTGGCCGGCCTGGTGGTCGTGTCCTGGGTCGGTATCGGCTACGTCGGCTCCAACCCGCTGGGCGCGCTGATCGCCGCGCTGGTGGCGCTGGGCTACCTCGCCGGTGCCATCGAGCTCTACCGCTACCGCCAGGCCACCGGCACGCTGGAGACCGCGGTGGCCGAGCTGTCCGGCACGCCGGATAGCCTGGGCAGCTGGCTGGACCGCCTGCACCCGAGCCTGCGCAACGCGGTGCGCCTGCGCGTGGAAGGCGAGCGCGTGGCGCTGCCGCTGCCGGCGCTCACCCCGTACCTCGTCGGCCTGCTGGTACTGCTGGGCATGCTCGGTACCTTGCTCGGCATGATGGCGACGCTGCGCGGTACCGGCATCGCGCTGGAAAGCGCTACCGACCTGCAATCCATCCGCGGCTCGCTGGCCGCGCCCGTGAAGGGCCTCGGCTTCGCCTTCGGCACCTCGATCGCCGGTGTGGCCACGTCGGCCATGCTCGGCCTGCTGTCCGCCCTGGCGCGCCGCGAGCGCCTGCTCGCCGTGCAGCATCTCGATGCGAAGGCGCTGCGCACGCTGCGTGTGTTCTCGCAGGCGCACCAGCGCGAAGCCTCGTTCCGCCTGCTGCAGCAGCAGACCGAACTGATGCCGGCCTTGATCGACCGCCTGCAGGCGATGATGGCGACGATCGAAACCCAGAACGCGTCCACCGGCCAGCGCCACGCCGACAGCCAGGACGCCTTCCACTCGAAGGCCGAGGCCACGTTCGCGCGGCTGGCGTCGTCGGTGGAGCAGTCGCTGAAGGCAGGCGTCGCGGATAGTGCGCGCGCCGCCAGCGCTGCCTTGCAGCCGATCTTCGAAACGACGATGGCCGGCATCGCCCGCGAAACCGCCGCGCTGCACGAGAGCGTCAACAAGGCCGTCGAACGCCAGCTCGATGGCATGAAAGACGGCTTCGCCACGACGTCGTCGGGTGTCACCTCCGCGTGGAACGATGCGATCGCCACGCAGCGTGCCGCTAATGAAACGCAGGCACAGGACCTGCGCGGCGCACTGGATGCCTTCACCGCCGCCTTCGAACAGCGCGCCACGACCATGGTCGACGCCGTTGCCGATCGCTTCGAAGCCTCGGCACAGGCATCGACCGACGCGTGGTCGAGCACGCTGGCGAAGCAGGTGGCATCGCTCGACGACATCGTCACGCGCAACACGCTGGCGAACGATGCGCTCGTTGATCGCGCCGTGGCTGCCAACGAGGCCATAGCCGCACAGAGCATCGCCACGAACGAAGCCGTCGCCGCCAGCAGCGCGGCGACGAATGACGCCCTGGTCGCTCGCCACGAGAAGGCGATGGATGCCGCATCGGCCGCCTTCGGTGCGCAGGCCACCGCGCTGGTCGCAGCCGTGCATGCGGCGCAGGGCGAGCTGCAGGCGTCGCTTGAATCGCGCGACGCCGAGCGTCTCGCCGCATGGACCGGCGCCCTTGAGGGCATGTCCGCTGCGCTGTCCGCGGAGTGGAAGCAGGCGGGTGAGGCGACGGCTACCCACCACGCCGCGATCGGCGAGTCGCTGGCGCGTACCGCGAATGACATCACCAGCCAGTCGCAGCAGCACGCCAGCGCGACCATCGCCGAGATCTCGCGCCTGGTCGACGCCGCCTCGGAAGCGCCGAAGGCCGCCGCCGACGTGGTGGCCGAGCTGCGCCAGAAGCTGTCGGACAGCATGGTGCGCGATACCGCCATGCTCGAGGAGCGCAGCCGCCTGCTCGAAACGGTCGAGACGCTGCTCGGCGCCGTGAACCACGCCTCCAACGAACAGCGCACCGCGATTGATGGCCTGGTGACGACGTCGGCCGAGTTGCTTGATCGCGTCGGCACGCGCTTCATCGAACACGTGGAAGGCGAGACCGGCAAGCTCGAAGGCGTAGCCGAACGCATCACCGGCAGCGCCGAGAACGTGGCGAGCCTGGGTGAAGCCTTCAGCGGCGCGGTGCAGTCCTTCGGCCAGTCGAACGACGCGCTGTTGGCGCGCCTGCAGGCCATCGGCGAAGCGCTGGATCGCTCGCTCATCCGTAGCGATGAGCAGCTGGCCTACTACGTGGCGCAGGCGCGCGAGGTGGTGGACCTCAGCGTCCTATCGCAGAAGCAGATTCTTGAAGACATGCAGCAGCTGGCCGTGAAGCGCGGCGGGGCGGCGAAGGCATGA